In Panicum virgatum strain AP13 chromosome 4N, P.virgatum_v5, whole genome shotgun sequence, a single window of DNA contains:
- the LOC120670033 gene encoding uncharacterized protein At5g41620-like isoform X2, which produces MSQIFFLVCFASTSPPFFFAISQTMYTRCNKILLTFQPRSSGGFGAHVATSVMEHDKLHEERCPSRQPLSPASYTTSVGATTVNLVSPTRSLDCNARFRQAGNDLKTSTELLKVLNRIWSLEEQHAADVSAMKGLKRELHHAQVCIQELMQERQRYHHEIDSLARQVTEDKMARKNKDQEKIKAALRSVQEDLEDERRLRKHSETLHRKLGKELSEMKSAFCKAVKALEKEKKTTCLLEDLCDEFAKGIRSYEEEVRMLKQKHVKEYEHKFDKSVVHISEAWLDERMQMQKTDTREDLSGKSSITERLSSEIERFLHHAKRFSNSKNDNLNIVNEKRDASFCRQSLESVHLNGATSAPRLAEDDDGSSIASDLHCFELNMHGSAIKSHDLAGTRRRVISSMHSPMRRLEYSNGVSVEGSPMSNAPTCSKKDKARSSIGRQQFIASTPEISSRNDAGLASTDEQNETVMTQVSRRLRDDLLKIKSEAPQHAYLGHKSNQPRTNQFQEYTASRDLCDVRSPARHLNNPAKSLECEITESPAHQLVGTKENTLKAKLLQARLEGQHARMSAWVFPLISTRRK; this is translated from the exons AtgtcacaaattttttttttggtatgtTTTGCTTCCAcctcccccccttttttttttgctatttcACAAACCATGTATACCAGATGTAACAAGATTCTTCTTACATTTCAGCCACGGAGTTCAGGTGGCTTTGGAGCACATGTTGCCACTTCAGTGATGGAGCATGATAAATTACATGAAGAAAGATGCCCTTCAAGGCAGCCTCTTTCTCCTGCGAGTTACACTACCTCAGTTGGG GCAACAACGGTGAACCTTGTCAGCCCAACTCGGTCATTGGATTGCAATGCTAGATTTAGGCAGGCAGGTAATGATCTTAAAACGTCAACAGAGCTATTGAAAGTTCTCAATCGAATTTGGAGCTTGGAAGAGCAGCATGCAGCTGATGTGTCAGCAATGAAGGGATTGAAACGAGAATTGCATCATGCCCAGGTATGCATTCAAGAGCTTATGCAAGAGAGGCAGAGGTATCACCACGAAATTGATTCTCTAGCAAGGCAAGTCACTGAAGACAAAATGGCTCGGAAGAACAAGGACCAAGAGAAGATCAAAGCAGCCCTTCGTTCAGTGCAAGAGGATCTTGAAGACGAGAGACGTCTAAGGAAGCATTCTGAGACTCTCCACAGAAAGCTAGGCAAAGAGCTCTCTGAGATGAAATCAGCATTTTGCAAGGCTGTGAAGGCTCtggagaaagagaagaagacAACCTGCCTGTTGGAAGATCTTTGTGATGAGTTTGCAAAAGGAATTAGAAGCTACGAGGAGGAAGTCAGGATGTTGAAGCAAAAGCATGTAAAGGAGTATGAGCACAAGTTCGATAAGTCAGTAGTTCATATTTCAGAAGCATGGCTTGATGAGCGTATGCAGATGCAAAAGACTGATACGCGGGAAGATTTGTCAGGAAAATCCTCAATCACAGAGCGGCTGAGCAGTGAGATTGAGAGATTTCTTCATCATGCTAAAAGGTTCAGTAACTCCAAGAATGATAACTTAAACATTGTTAATGAAAAGCGAGATGCAAGTTTTTGCCGGCAATCCCTTGAATCTGTGCACCTTAATGGAGCCACTAGCGCCCCTCGGCTAGCCGAAGATGATGATGGCAGTTCTATTGCCAGTGATCTGCACTGCTTTGAACTGAACATGCATGGAAGTGCCATTAAAAGCCATGATCTTGCAGGCACTCGAAGGAGGGTCATAAGCTCCATGCATTCACCAATGAGAAGATTGGAATATTCCAATGGTGTATCTGTTGAAGGCTCACCAATGTCAAATGCACCAACTTGCTCAAAGAAAGACAAGGCAAGGTCTAGCATTGGCCGACAGCAATTTATTGCTTCGACACCAGAAATTAGCTCACGCAATGATGCTGGCCTTGCCTCCACAGACGAGCAGAATGAAACTGTTATGACCCAAGTATCTCGCCGATTACGTGATGACCTGTTGAAAATCAAATCAGAGGCTCCTCAACATGCATATCTAGGGCACAAATCAAACCAGCCCCGGACAAATCAGTTTCAAGAATATACTGCCTCACGGGATCTTTGCGATGTGCGCAGTCCAGCACGGCATCTGAATAACCCAGCCAAATCCTTGGAATGCGAGATAACTGAATCCCCAGCGCATCAGCTGGTAGGCACAAAGGAGAACACTCTCAAAGCTAAGCTACTTCAAGCAAGGTTGGAGGGGCAGCATGCTCGAATGAGCGCATGGGTATTCCCCTTAATCAGCACGAGGAGGAAATGA